Proteins co-encoded in one Prunus persica cultivar Lovell chromosome G6, Prunus_persica_NCBIv2, whole genome shotgun sequence genomic window:
- the LOC18772018 gene encoding ABC transporter G family member 28 isoform X1, whose protein sequence is MISRDREQLKDLSVRVFSVLLFFSFFSLPLPRIAGQDTASYDLATELVLSRYSNLTPVFKDELQSKFSFCIVDIDEDWDGAFNFSKDSRFISNCAKKMAGGSIGEVLGRLCTAAEIKLYSEGLLQSGKTSYLKPNKNCNLSSWVSGCEPGWACGSSEKVDPKNRSYVPVRSNDCAPCCEGFFCPHGLTCMLPCPKGAYCPFAKLNNETGTCEPYSYQLPPGKQNHTCGGADKWADFSSSKELFCSGGSYCPSTIQKNPCSISAHCRHYCRQGSTSQEQCFRMATCKSQSENQNITAYGILLFAGLIFILLIIYNCSDQVLATREKRQAKSREKAVQSVRETAQAREKWKSAKDIAKKHAVGLSSQFSRTFSRRKSTRHSDQLKGLGQAKPGTDAALPPMPPNEQSAGTSKGKKKDKSSLTQMIHAIEEDPNSHEGFNLEIGDKNIKKQTGKAPKGKQLHTQSQIFKYAYGQIEKEKALQEQNANLTFSGVIQMAGDTEISKRPPIEVAFKDLTLTLKGKNKHLMRCVTGKISPGRVSAVMGPSGAGKTTFLSALAGKIKGCTMSGMILVNGKMESIHSYKKIIGFVPQDDIVHGNLTVEENLWFSARCRLSADLPKPEKVLVVERVIESLGLQAVRDSLVGTVERRGISGGQRKRVNVGLEMVMEPSLLILDEPTSGLDSSSSNLLLRALRREALEGVNICMVVHQPSYTLFKMFDDLILLAKGGLTVYHGSVKKVEEYFATLGITVPERVNPPDYFIDILEGIVKPSTSSGVTYKQLPVRWMLHNGYPVPMDMLQSSDGMAASAGENSAHGGSTPNAGSDGQSFAGDFWQDVKCHVEVNKDALQHNFLKSSDLSERITPGVFQQYRYFLGRGGKQRLREARTQAVDFLILLIAGVCLGTLAKVSDETFGAIGYTYTVIAVSLLCKIAALRTFGLDKLHYWRESSSGMSSLAYFLSRDTIDLFNTIIKPLVYLSMFYFFNNPRSSVIDNFIVLLCLVYCVTGIAYALAIYLAPGPAQLWSVLLPVVLTLIANYNENKFVSRIADLCYTKWALEAFVIANAKRYSGVWLITRCGSLMKTGYDLNHWYRSLIFLIITGMVSRCIAYLLLVLFQKK, encoded by the exons ATGATCAGCAGAGACAGAGAACAACTCAAAGATCTCTCTGTTAGGGTTTTCTCtgttctccttttcttcagcTTCTTCAGCTTACCTCTGCCCCGAATTGCTGGGCAGGACACGGCAAGCTATGATCTCGCCACCGAGCTCGTCTTGAGCCGCTATTCCAATCTCACCCCTGTCTTCAAAGACGAACTTCAGAGTAAATTTAGCTTCTGCATCGTCGACAT AGACGAGGACTGGGATGGGGCTTTCAATTTCTCAAAAGACTCAAGGTTCATTTCCAACTGCGCTAAGAAAATGGCAG GTGGATCAATTGGAGAGGTTTTGGGCCGATTGTGCACAGCTGCAGAGATCAAGCTGTATTCTGAAGGTTTATTACAATCCGGGAAAACCAGTTACTTGAAACCGAACAAGAACTGCAATCTGTCATCGTGGGTTTCTGGATGTGAGCCTGGGTGGGCGTGTGGTTCTTCTGAGAAAGTTGACCCGAAAAATCGATCCTATGTGCCTGTCAGAAGCAATGACTGTGCACCTTGTTGTGAGGGTTTCTTCTGCCCTCATGGCCTTACTTGCATGCTCC CTTGCCCGAAGGGTGCTTACTGCCCATTTGCAAAACTCAATAATGAAACTGGTACATGCGAGCC ATACAGTTATCAGCTACCTCCTGGGAAGCAAAACCATACTTGTGGAGGAGCAGATAAGTGGGCTGATTTCTCGAGTAGTAAAGAGTTATTCTGTTCGGGTGGATCATATTGTCCGTCTACCATCCAAAAAAATCCTTGCAGTA TTTCTGCCCATTGCAGACATTATTGCAGGCAAGGTTCCACATCTCAGGAAC AGTGTTTCCGGATGGCGACTTGTAAGTCACaatcagaaaatcaaaatattacTGCATACGGTATCCTGCTTTTT GCTGGATTAATTTTCATCCTtctcattatatataattgttctGACCAAGTTCTCGCCACCCGAGAGAAAAGACAAGCAAAATCCAGGGAAAAAGCAGTTCAAAGTGTAAGAGAAACTGCTCAAGCGCGTGAAAAATGGAAATCTGCAAAAGACATTGCTAAGAAGCATGCAGTTGGACTGTCATCACAATTTTCACGTACATTTTCTCGCCGAAAATCTACCAGGCATTCGGACCAGCTGAAAGGACTGGGACAAGCTAAACCTGGAACAGATGCTGCCTTGCCACCTATGCCACCCAATGAGCAATCAGCTGGAACAtctaaaggaaagaaaaaagacaaaagcaGCCTCACACAAATGATACATGCAATCGAGGAAGATCCAAATAGTCATGAAGGTTTCAATCTAGAGATAGgagataaaaatattaaaaagcaaacaggAAAAGCACCAAAAGGTAAGCAGTTGCATACTCAGAGTCAAATTTTCAAGTATGCATATGGTCAAATTGAGAAGGAAAAGGCATTACAAGAGCAGAATGCAAACTTAACCTTCTCTGGGGTTATACAAATGGCTGGTGATACTGAAATCAGTAAGAGGCCTCCAATTGAGGTTGCTTTTAAAGATCTAACCCTCAcattgaaaggaaaaaacaaacatcttATGAGGTGCGTGACTGGGAAAATATCACCCGGGAGGGTTTCAGCTGTCATGGGTCCATCTGGAGCTGGAAAAACAACGTTTCTTTCTGCTTTGGCTGGAAAAATTAAGGGATGCACCATGAGCGGTATGATACTTGTAAATGGAAAGATGGAATCCATCCATTCATACAAGAAAATCATTGGCTTTGTGCCACAAGATGATATTGTGCATGGAAATTTGACAGTAGAAGAAAATCTCTGGTTCAGCGCAAGATGCAG ACTCTCTGCTGATCTGCCTAAACCAGAAAAGGTCTTAGTCGTTGAAAGAGTTATTGAATCCTTGGGCCTGCAGGCAGTGCGGGATTCCCTGGTTGGAACGGTGGAGAGGCGAGGAATCTCTGGAGGTCAAAGAAAGCGAGTAAATGTTGGGCTGGAAATGGTCATGGAACCATCACTTCTAATTTTAGATGAACCCACATCAGGTTTGGATAGTTCATCTTCTAATTTGTTGCTGAGAGCTCTTAGACGTGAGGCTCTTGAAGGAGTTAACATTTGCATGGTTGTCCACCAACCTAG CTACACATTGTTCAAGATGTTTGATGATTTGATCCTTCTGGCTAAAGGTGGACTTACGGTGTATCATGGATCAGTGAAGAAAGTTGAAGAGTACTTTGCTACCCTTGGGATTACTGTCCCTGAGCGTGTCAACCCTCCAGACTATTTCATTGACATTTTGGAAGGCATAGTAAAACCAAGCACAAGCTCTGGGGTGACCTATAAGCAACTACCTGTTAGATGGATGCTTCACAATGGGTACCCCGTTCCTATGGACATGCTCCAAAGTTCTGATGGAATGGCTGCATCTGCAGGCGAAAATTCAGCTCATGGAGGAAGTACTCCAAATGCTGGATCTGATGGACAGTCCTTTGCTGGAGACTTTTGGCAGGATGTCAAGTGTCATGTTGAGGTGAATAAGGACGCTTTACAACATAACTTCTTGAAGTCAAGCGACTTATCTGAGCGGATTACCCCTGGTGTGTTCCAGCAATATAGATACTTCCTTGGGAG GGGTGGTAAGCAGCGGTTACGAGAAGCTAGGACCCAAGCTGTAgattttctgattttattGATTGCCGGAGTCTGCTTAGGAACACTTGCCAAAGTGAGCGATGAAACCTTTGGTGCAATTGGTTATACATACACTGTCATAGCAGTTT CTCTCCTGTGCAAGATTGCAGCTTTGAGAACATTTGGACTGGATAAATTGCACTACTGGAGAGAGAGCTCTTCTGGCATGAGTAGCTTGGCTTACTTTCTGTCGAGGGATACAATTGATCTTTTCAATACAATCATTAAGCCTCTAGTGTATCTCTCAATGTTCTATTTCTTCAACAACCCAAGATCATCCGTCATAGATAATTTCATCGTTTTGCTTTGTCTGGTTTACTGCGTGACTGGTATAGCTTATGCCCTGGCTATCTACCTGGCACCTGGTCCAGCCCAACTG TGGTCGGTACTTCTTCCAGTCGTTTTGACTCTAATAGCAAACTATAATGAGAACAAATTTGTTTCAAGAATAGCTGATTTGTGCTACACTAAGTGGGCTTTGGAAGCTTTTGTCATAGCAAATGCTAAAAG GTATTCTGGAGTGTGGTTAATCACACGATGTGGTTCACTTATGAAAACTGGCTATGATCTCAATCATTGGTACCGTAGTTTAATCTTCCTCATCATTACTGGTATGGTTTCTCGATGCATTGCATACTTGTTACTGGTACTCTTCCAAAAGAAGTAA
- the LOC18772018 gene encoding ABC transporter G family member 28 isoform X5 → MALLACSLARRVLTAHLQNSIMKLVHASQIFYRYSYQLPPGKQNHTCGGADKWADFSSSKELFCSGGSYCPSTIQKNPCSISAHCRHYCRQGSTSQEQCFRMATCKSQSENQNITAYGILLFAGLIFILLIIYNCSDQVLATREKRQAKSREKAVQSVRETAQAREKWKSAKDIAKKHAVGLSSQFSRTFSRRKSTRHSDQLKGLGQAKPGTDAALPPMPPNEQSAGTSKGKKKDKSSLTQMIHAIEEDPNSHEGFNLEIGDKNIKKQTGKAPKGKQLHTQSQIFKYAYGQIEKEKALQEQNANLTFSGVIQMAGDTEISKRPPIEVAFKDLTLTLKGKNKHLMRCVTGKISPGRVSAVMGPSGAGKTTFLSALAGKIKGCTMSGMILVNGKMESIHSYKKIIGFVPQDDIVHGNLTVEENLWFSARCRLSADLPKPEKVLVVERVIESLGLQAVRDSLVGTVERRGISGGQRKRVNVGLEMVMEPSLLILDEPTSGLDSSSSNLLLRALRREALEGVNICMVVHQPSYTLFKMFDDLILLAKGGLTVYHGSVKKVEEYFATLGITVPERVNPPDYFIDILEGIVKPSTSSGVTYKQLPVRWMLHNGYPVPMDMLQSSDGMAASAGENSAHGGSTPNAGSDGQSFAGDFWQDVKCHVEVNKDALQHNFLKSSDLSERITPGVFQQYRYFLGRGGKQRLREARTQAVDFLILLIAGVCLGTLAKVSDETFGAIGYTYTVIAVSLLCKIAALRTFGLDKLHYWRESSSGMSSLAYFLSRDTIDLFNTIIKPLVYLSMFYFFNNPRSSVIDNFIVLLCLVYCVTGIAYALAIYLAPGPAQLWSVLLPVVLTLIANYNENKFVSRIADLCYTKWALEAFVIANAKRYSGVWLITRCGSLMKTGYDLNHWYRSLIFLIITGMVSRCIAYLLLVLFQKK, encoded by the exons ATGGCCTTACTTGCATGCTCC CTTGCCCGAAGGGTGCTTACTGCCCATTTGCAAAACTCAATAATGAAACTGGTACATGCGAGCC AAATATTCTACAGATACAGTTATCAGCTACCTCCTGGGAAGCAAAACCATACTTGTGGAGGAGCAGATAAGTGGGCTGATTTCTCGAGTAGTAAAGAGTTATTCTGTTCGGGTGGATCATATTGTCCGTCTACCATCCAAAAAAATCCTTGCAGTA TTTCTGCCCATTGCAGACATTATTGCAGGCAAGGTTCCACATCTCAGGAAC AGTGTTTCCGGATGGCGACTTGTAAGTCACaatcagaaaatcaaaatattacTGCATACGGTATCCTGCTTTTT GCTGGATTAATTTTCATCCTtctcattatatataattgttctGACCAAGTTCTCGCCACCCGAGAGAAAAGACAAGCAAAATCCAGGGAAAAAGCAGTTCAAAGTGTAAGAGAAACTGCTCAAGCGCGTGAAAAATGGAAATCTGCAAAAGACATTGCTAAGAAGCATGCAGTTGGACTGTCATCACAATTTTCACGTACATTTTCTCGCCGAAAATCTACCAGGCATTCGGACCAGCTGAAAGGACTGGGACAAGCTAAACCTGGAACAGATGCTGCCTTGCCACCTATGCCACCCAATGAGCAATCAGCTGGAACAtctaaaggaaagaaaaaagacaaaagcaGCCTCACACAAATGATACATGCAATCGAGGAAGATCCAAATAGTCATGAAGGTTTCAATCTAGAGATAGgagataaaaatattaaaaagcaaacaggAAAAGCACCAAAAGGTAAGCAGTTGCATACTCAGAGTCAAATTTTCAAGTATGCATATGGTCAAATTGAGAAGGAAAAGGCATTACAAGAGCAGAATGCAAACTTAACCTTCTCTGGGGTTATACAAATGGCTGGTGATACTGAAATCAGTAAGAGGCCTCCAATTGAGGTTGCTTTTAAAGATCTAACCCTCAcattgaaaggaaaaaacaaacatcttATGAGGTGCGTGACTGGGAAAATATCACCCGGGAGGGTTTCAGCTGTCATGGGTCCATCTGGAGCTGGAAAAACAACGTTTCTTTCTGCTTTGGCTGGAAAAATTAAGGGATGCACCATGAGCGGTATGATACTTGTAAATGGAAAGATGGAATCCATCCATTCATACAAGAAAATCATTGGCTTTGTGCCACAAGATGATATTGTGCATGGAAATTTGACAGTAGAAGAAAATCTCTGGTTCAGCGCAAGATGCAG ACTCTCTGCTGATCTGCCTAAACCAGAAAAGGTCTTAGTCGTTGAAAGAGTTATTGAATCCTTGGGCCTGCAGGCAGTGCGGGATTCCCTGGTTGGAACGGTGGAGAGGCGAGGAATCTCTGGAGGTCAAAGAAAGCGAGTAAATGTTGGGCTGGAAATGGTCATGGAACCATCACTTCTAATTTTAGATGAACCCACATCAGGTTTGGATAGTTCATCTTCTAATTTGTTGCTGAGAGCTCTTAGACGTGAGGCTCTTGAAGGAGTTAACATTTGCATGGTTGTCCACCAACCTAG CTACACATTGTTCAAGATGTTTGATGATTTGATCCTTCTGGCTAAAGGTGGACTTACGGTGTATCATGGATCAGTGAAGAAAGTTGAAGAGTACTTTGCTACCCTTGGGATTACTGTCCCTGAGCGTGTCAACCCTCCAGACTATTTCATTGACATTTTGGAAGGCATAGTAAAACCAAGCACAAGCTCTGGGGTGACCTATAAGCAACTACCTGTTAGATGGATGCTTCACAATGGGTACCCCGTTCCTATGGACATGCTCCAAAGTTCTGATGGAATGGCTGCATCTGCAGGCGAAAATTCAGCTCATGGAGGAAGTACTCCAAATGCTGGATCTGATGGACAGTCCTTTGCTGGAGACTTTTGGCAGGATGTCAAGTGTCATGTTGAGGTGAATAAGGACGCTTTACAACATAACTTCTTGAAGTCAAGCGACTTATCTGAGCGGATTACCCCTGGTGTGTTCCAGCAATATAGATACTTCCTTGGGAG GGGTGGTAAGCAGCGGTTACGAGAAGCTAGGACCCAAGCTGTAgattttctgattttattGATTGCCGGAGTCTGCTTAGGAACACTTGCCAAAGTGAGCGATGAAACCTTTGGTGCAATTGGTTATACATACACTGTCATAGCAGTTT CTCTCCTGTGCAAGATTGCAGCTTTGAGAACATTTGGACTGGATAAATTGCACTACTGGAGAGAGAGCTCTTCTGGCATGAGTAGCTTGGCTTACTTTCTGTCGAGGGATACAATTGATCTTTTCAATACAATCATTAAGCCTCTAGTGTATCTCTCAATGTTCTATTTCTTCAACAACCCAAGATCATCCGTCATAGATAATTTCATCGTTTTGCTTTGTCTGGTTTACTGCGTGACTGGTATAGCTTATGCCCTGGCTATCTACCTGGCACCTGGTCCAGCCCAACTG TGGTCGGTACTTCTTCCAGTCGTTTTGACTCTAATAGCAAACTATAATGAGAACAAATTTGTTTCAAGAATAGCTGATTTGTGCTACACTAAGTGGGCTTTGGAAGCTTTTGTCATAGCAAATGCTAAAAG GTATTCTGGAGTGTGGTTAATCACACGATGTGGTTCACTTATGAAAACTGGCTATGATCTCAATCATTGGTACCGTAGTTTAATCTTCCTCATCATTACTGGTATGGTTTCTCGATGCATTGCATACTTGTTACTGGTACTCTTCCAAAAGAAGTAA
- the LOC18772018 gene encoding ABC transporter G family member 28 isoform X2, translating into MISRDREQLKDLSVRVFSVLLFFSFFSLPLPRIAGQDTASYDLATELVLSRYSNLTPVFKDELQSKFSFCIVDIDEDWDGAFNFSKDSRFISNCAKKMAGGSIGEVLGRLCTAAEIKLYSEGLLQSGKTSYLKPNKNCNLSSWVSGCEPGWACGSSEKVDPKNRSYVPVRSNDCAPCCEGFFCPHGLTCMLPCPKGAYCPFAKLNNETGTCEPYSYQLPPGKQNHTCGGADKWADFSSSKELFCSGGSYCPSTIQKNPCSSGHYCRQGSTSQEQCFRMATCKSQSENQNITAYGILLFAGLIFILLIIYNCSDQVLATREKRQAKSREKAVQSVRETAQAREKWKSAKDIAKKHAVGLSSQFSRTFSRRKSTRHSDQLKGLGQAKPGTDAALPPMPPNEQSAGTSKGKKKDKSSLTQMIHAIEEDPNSHEGFNLEIGDKNIKKQTGKAPKGKQLHTQSQIFKYAYGQIEKEKALQEQNANLTFSGVIQMAGDTEISKRPPIEVAFKDLTLTLKGKNKHLMRCVTGKISPGRVSAVMGPSGAGKTTFLSALAGKIKGCTMSGMILVNGKMESIHSYKKIIGFVPQDDIVHGNLTVEENLWFSARCRLSADLPKPEKVLVVERVIESLGLQAVRDSLVGTVERRGISGGQRKRVNVGLEMVMEPSLLILDEPTSGLDSSSSNLLLRALRREALEGVNICMVVHQPSYTLFKMFDDLILLAKGGLTVYHGSVKKVEEYFATLGITVPERVNPPDYFIDILEGIVKPSTSSGVTYKQLPVRWMLHNGYPVPMDMLQSSDGMAASAGENSAHGGSTPNAGSDGQSFAGDFWQDVKCHVEVNKDALQHNFLKSSDLSERITPGVFQQYRYFLGRGGKQRLREARTQAVDFLILLIAGVCLGTLAKVSDETFGAIGYTYTVIAVSLLCKIAALRTFGLDKLHYWRESSSGMSSLAYFLSRDTIDLFNTIIKPLVYLSMFYFFNNPRSSVIDNFIVLLCLVYCVTGIAYALAIYLAPGPAQLWSVLLPVVLTLIANYNENKFVSRIADLCYTKWALEAFVIANAKRYSGVWLITRCGSLMKTGYDLNHWYRSLIFLIITGMVSRCIAYLLLVLFQKK; encoded by the exons ATGATCAGCAGAGACAGAGAACAACTCAAAGATCTCTCTGTTAGGGTTTTCTCtgttctccttttcttcagcTTCTTCAGCTTACCTCTGCCCCGAATTGCTGGGCAGGACACGGCAAGCTATGATCTCGCCACCGAGCTCGTCTTGAGCCGCTATTCCAATCTCACCCCTGTCTTCAAAGACGAACTTCAGAGTAAATTTAGCTTCTGCATCGTCGACAT AGACGAGGACTGGGATGGGGCTTTCAATTTCTCAAAAGACTCAAGGTTCATTTCCAACTGCGCTAAGAAAATGGCAG GTGGATCAATTGGAGAGGTTTTGGGCCGATTGTGCACAGCTGCAGAGATCAAGCTGTATTCTGAAGGTTTATTACAATCCGGGAAAACCAGTTACTTGAAACCGAACAAGAACTGCAATCTGTCATCGTGGGTTTCTGGATGTGAGCCTGGGTGGGCGTGTGGTTCTTCTGAGAAAGTTGACCCGAAAAATCGATCCTATGTGCCTGTCAGAAGCAATGACTGTGCACCTTGTTGTGAGGGTTTCTTCTGCCCTCATGGCCTTACTTGCATGCTCC CTTGCCCGAAGGGTGCTTACTGCCCATTTGCAAAACTCAATAATGAAACTGGTACATGCGAGCC ATACAGTTATCAGCTACCTCCTGGGAAGCAAAACCATACTTGTGGAGGAGCAGATAAGTGGGCTGATTTCTCGAGTAGTAAAGAGTTATTCTGTTCGGGTGGATCATATTGTCCGTCTACCATCCAAAAAAATCCTTGCAGTAGTGG ACATTATTGCAGGCAAGGTTCCACATCTCAGGAAC AGTGTTTCCGGATGGCGACTTGTAAGTCACaatcagaaaatcaaaatattacTGCATACGGTATCCTGCTTTTT GCTGGATTAATTTTCATCCTtctcattatatataattgttctGACCAAGTTCTCGCCACCCGAGAGAAAAGACAAGCAAAATCCAGGGAAAAAGCAGTTCAAAGTGTAAGAGAAACTGCTCAAGCGCGTGAAAAATGGAAATCTGCAAAAGACATTGCTAAGAAGCATGCAGTTGGACTGTCATCACAATTTTCACGTACATTTTCTCGCCGAAAATCTACCAGGCATTCGGACCAGCTGAAAGGACTGGGACAAGCTAAACCTGGAACAGATGCTGCCTTGCCACCTATGCCACCCAATGAGCAATCAGCTGGAACAtctaaaggaaagaaaaaagacaaaagcaGCCTCACACAAATGATACATGCAATCGAGGAAGATCCAAATAGTCATGAAGGTTTCAATCTAGAGATAGgagataaaaatattaaaaagcaaacaggAAAAGCACCAAAAGGTAAGCAGTTGCATACTCAGAGTCAAATTTTCAAGTATGCATATGGTCAAATTGAGAAGGAAAAGGCATTACAAGAGCAGAATGCAAACTTAACCTTCTCTGGGGTTATACAAATGGCTGGTGATACTGAAATCAGTAAGAGGCCTCCAATTGAGGTTGCTTTTAAAGATCTAACCCTCAcattgaaaggaaaaaacaaacatcttATGAGGTGCGTGACTGGGAAAATATCACCCGGGAGGGTTTCAGCTGTCATGGGTCCATCTGGAGCTGGAAAAACAACGTTTCTTTCTGCTTTGGCTGGAAAAATTAAGGGATGCACCATGAGCGGTATGATACTTGTAAATGGAAAGATGGAATCCATCCATTCATACAAGAAAATCATTGGCTTTGTGCCACAAGATGATATTGTGCATGGAAATTTGACAGTAGAAGAAAATCTCTGGTTCAGCGCAAGATGCAG ACTCTCTGCTGATCTGCCTAAACCAGAAAAGGTCTTAGTCGTTGAAAGAGTTATTGAATCCTTGGGCCTGCAGGCAGTGCGGGATTCCCTGGTTGGAACGGTGGAGAGGCGAGGAATCTCTGGAGGTCAAAGAAAGCGAGTAAATGTTGGGCTGGAAATGGTCATGGAACCATCACTTCTAATTTTAGATGAACCCACATCAGGTTTGGATAGTTCATCTTCTAATTTGTTGCTGAGAGCTCTTAGACGTGAGGCTCTTGAAGGAGTTAACATTTGCATGGTTGTCCACCAACCTAG CTACACATTGTTCAAGATGTTTGATGATTTGATCCTTCTGGCTAAAGGTGGACTTACGGTGTATCATGGATCAGTGAAGAAAGTTGAAGAGTACTTTGCTACCCTTGGGATTACTGTCCCTGAGCGTGTCAACCCTCCAGACTATTTCATTGACATTTTGGAAGGCATAGTAAAACCAAGCACAAGCTCTGGGGTGACCTATAAGCAACTACCTGTTAGATGGATGCTTCACAATGGGTACCCCGTTCCTATGGACATGCTCCAAAGTTCTGATGGAATGGCTGCATCTGCAGGCGAAAATTCAGCTCATGGAGGAAGTACTCCAAATGCTGGATCTGATGGACAGTCCTTTGCTGGAGACTTTTGGCAGGATGTCAAGTGTCATGTTGAGGTGAATAAGGACGCTTTACAACATAACTTCTTGAAGTCAAGCGACTTATCTGAGCGGATTACCCCTGGTGTGTTCCAGCAATATAGATACTTCCTTGGGAG GGGTGGTAAGCAGCGGTTACGAGAAGCTAGGACCCAAGCTGTAgattttctgattttattGATTGCCGGAGTCTGCTTAGGAACACTTGCCAAAGTGAGCGATGAAACCTTTGGTGCAATTGGTTATACATACACTGTCATAGCAGTTT CTCTCCTGTGCAAGATTGCAGCTTTGAGAACATTTGGACTGGATAAATTGCACTACTGGAGAGAGAGCTCTTCTGGCATGAGTAGCTTGGCTTACTTTCTGTCGAGGGATACAATTGATCTTTTCAATACAATCATTAAGCCTCTAGTGTATCTCTCAATGTTCTATTTCTTCAACAACCCAAGATCATCCGTCATAGATAATTTCATCGTTTTGCTTTGTCTGGTTTACTGCGTGACTGGTATAGCTTATGCCCTGGCTATCTACCTGGCACCTGGTCCAGCCCAACTG TGGTCGGTACTTCTTCCAGTCGTTTTGACTCTAATAGCAAACTATAATGAGAACAAATTTGTTTCAAGAATAGCTGATTTGTGCTACACTAAGTGGGCTTTGGAAGCTTTTGTCATAGCAAATGCTAAAAG GTATTCTGGAGTGTGGTTAATCACACGATGTGGTTCACTTATGAAAACTGGCTATGATCTCAATCATTGGTACCGTAGTTTAATCTTCCTCATCATTACTGGTATGGTTTCTCGATGCATTGCATACTTGTTACTGGTACTCTTCCAAAAGAAGTAA